One window of the Eschrichtius robustus isolate mEscRob2 chromosome X, mEscRob2.pri, whole genome shotgun sequence genome contains the following:
- the SLITRK2 gene encoding SLIT and NTRK-like protein 2, translating to MLSGVWFLSVLTVAGILQTESRKTAKDICKIRCLCEEKENVLNINCENKGFTTVSLLQPPQYRIYQLFLNGNLLTRLYPNEFVNYSNAVTLHLGNNGLQEIRTGAFSGLKTLKRLHLNNNKLEVLREDTFLGLESLEYLQADYNYISAIEAGAFSKLNKLKVLILNDNLLLSLPSNVFRFVLLTHLDLRGNRLKVMPFAGVLEHIGGIMEIQLEENPWNCTCDLLPLKAWLDTITVFVGEIVCETPFRLHGKDVTQLTRQDLCPRKSTGDSGQRGGHADTHVQRLSPTMNPALNPTRAAKASRPPKMRNRPTPRVTVSKDRQSFGPIMVYQTKSPVPLTCPSSCVCTSQSSDNGLNVNCQERKFTNISDLQPKPTSPKKLYLTGNYLQTVYKNDLLEYSSLDLLHLGNNRIAVIQEGAFTNLTSLRRLYLNGNYLEVLYPAMFDGLQSLQYLYLEYNVIKEIKPLTFDALINLQLLFLNNNLLRSLPDNIFGGTALTRLNLRNNHFSHLPVKGVLDQLPAFIQIDLQENPWDCTCDIMGLKDWTEHANSPVIINEVTCESPAKHAGEILKFLGREAICPDGPNLSDGTILSMNHNTDTPRSLSVSPSSYPELHTEVPLSVLILGLLVVFILSVCFGAGLFVFVLKRRKGVPSVPRSANNLDVSSFQLQYGSYNTETQDKADGHVYNYIPPPVGQMCQNPIYMQKEGDPVAYYRNLQEFSYSNLEEKKEEPATLAYTISATELLEKQATPREPELLYQNIAERVKELPSAGLVHYNFCTLPKRQFAPSYESRRQNQDRINKTVLYGTPRKCFVGQSKPDHPLLQAKPQSEPDYLEVLEKQTAISQL from the coding sequence ATGCTGAGCGGCGTTTGGTTCCTCAGTGTGTTAACCGTGGCCGGGATATTACAGACCGAGAGTCGCAAAACTGCCAAAGACATTTGCAAGATCCGCTGCCTGTGCGAAGAGAAGGAAAACGTACTGAATATTAACTGCGAAAACAAAGGATTTACAACTGTCAGCCTGCTCCAGCCCCCCCAGTATCGAATCTATCAGCTTTTCCTCAATGGCAACCTCCTGACGAGACTGTACCCCAACGAGTTCGTCAATTACTCCAACGCGGTTACTCTCCACCTGGGTAACAACGGGCTGCAGGAGATCCGAACCGGGGCGTTCAGCGGCCTGAAAACCCTCAAGAGGCTGCACCTCAACAACAACAAGCTCGAAGTGCTGAGGGAGGACACCTTCCTGGGCCTCGAGAGCCTCGAGTACCTCCAGGCCGACTACAATTACATCAGTGCCATCGAGGCGGGGGCCTTCAGCAAACTGAACAAGCTCAAAGTGCTCATCCTGAATGACAACCTTCTGCTGTCTCTGCCCAGCAATGTGTTCCGCTTCGTCCTGCTGACCCACTTAGACCTGCGAGGGAACCGGCTGAAAGTGATGCCTTTCGCCGGCGTCCTCGAGCATATCGGAGGCATCATGGAGATTCAGCTGGAGGAAAACCCGTGGAATTGCACTTGTGACTTACTTCCTCTCAAGGCTTGGCTGGACACCATAACCGTTTTTGTGGGGGAGATTGTCTGTGAAACTCCCTTCAGATTGCATGGGAAAGATGTGACCCAGCTGACCAGGCAAGACCTCTGTCCCAGAAAAAGTACCGGTGACTCCGGTCAGAGGGGCGGCCACGCTGACACACATGTCCAAAGGCTGTCGCCTACAATGAATCCGGCTCTCAACCCAACCAGGGCTGCAAAAGCCAGCCGGCCACCCAAAATGAGAAATCGCCCAACTCCCCGGGTCACAGTGTCGAAAGACAGGCAGAGCTTTGGACCCATCATGGTGTACCAGACCAAGTCCCCGGTGCCCCTCACCTGCCCCAGTAGTTGTGTCTGCACCTCTCAGAGTTCAGACAATGGTTTGAATGTCAACTGCCAAGAAAGGAAGTTCACTAATATCTCCGACCTGCAGCCTAAACCTACCAGTCCAAAGAAACTCTACCTAACAGGGAACTATCTTCAAACTGTCTATAAGAATGACCTCTTAGAATACAGTTCTTTGGATCTCTTGCATTTAGGAAACAATAGGATTGCAGTCATTCAGGAAGGTGCCTTCACAAACCTGACCAGTTTACGCAGACTTTATCTAAATGGCAATTACCTTGAAGTGCTATATCCGGCTATGTTTGATGGACTGCAGAGCTTGCAGTATCTCTATTTAGAGTATAATGTCATTAAGGAAATTAAGCCGCTGACCTTTGATGCTTTGATTAACCTACAGCTACTTTTTCTGAATAACAACCTGCTGCGGTCCTTACCTGATAATATATTTGGGGGCACGGCCCTCACCAGGCTGAATCTGAGAAACAACCATTTTTCTCACCTGCCTGTGAAAGGGGTTCTGGATCAGCTTCCAGCTTTTATCCAGATAGATCTGCAAGAGAACCCGTGGGACTGCACCTGTGACATCATGGGACTAAAGGACTGGACAGAGCATGCCAACTCCCCTGTCATCATCAATGAGGTGACCTGTGAATCTCCCGCTAAGCACGCTGGGGAGATCCTGAAGTTTCTGGGCAGGGAGGCTATTTGTCCAGACGGTCCAAACTTGTCAGACGGAACCATTTTGTCAATGAATCACAACACAGACACACCTCGCTCACTTAGTGTGTCTCCCAGTTCCTATCCTGAACTACACACTGAAGTTCCACTTTCCGTCTTAATTTTAGGATTGCTGGTTGTCTTTATCTTATCTGTCTGCTTTGGGGCTGGCCTATTCGTCTTTGTCCTGAAACGCCGAAAGGGAGTGCCAAGTGTTCCCAGGAGTGCCAACAACTTAGATGTAAGTTCCTTCCAGTTACAGTATGGGTCCTATAACACTGAGACTCAGGATAAAGCAGACGGCCACGTCTATAACTACATCCCCCCACCTGTGGGTCAGATGTGCCAAAACCCCATCTACATGCAGAAGGAAGGAGACCCAGTGGCCTATTACCGAAACCTGCAAGAATTCAGTTACAGCAAcctggaggagaagaaagaagagccaGCCACACTTGCTTACACTATAAGTGCCACCGAGTTGCTAGAAAAGCAAGCCACCCCAAGAGAGCCCGAGCTGCTGTATCAGAATATCGCTGAGCGCGTCAAGGAGCTCCCCAGTGCAGGACTCGTCCACTATAACTTTTGTACCTTGCCTAAAAGGCAGTTCGCTCCTTCGTATGAATCTCGACGCCAAAACCAAGACAGAATCAATAAAACCGTTTTATATGGAACTCCCAGGAAATGCTTTGTGGGGCAGTCAAAACCAGACCACCCTTTACTGCAAGCTAAGCCGCAATCAGAACCAGACTACCTCGAAGTTCTGGAAAAACAAACTGCAATCAGTCAGCTGTGA